In Candidatus Zixiibacteriota bacterium, the following proteins share a genomic window:
- a CDS encoding tyrosine-type recombinase/integrase — translation MFPASAHCTDRQNGEKRRHHLHESVLQKAVKEARRKAGIAKPAGPHTLRHSFATHLLGDGYDIRTVQELLGHKDVSTTMIYTRVLNRGGKGVRSPVDSLGGLSQIGRYNGNTRTSV, via the coding sequence GTGTTTCCGGCATCAGCGCATTGCACCGACCGGCAGAACGGAGAGAAGCGCCGCCATCACCTCCACGAGTCGGTGCTTCAGAAGGCCGTCAAAGAAGCCAGGCGCAAGGCCGGTATCGCGAAGCCAGCCGGCCCGCATACGTTGAGGCATTCCTTCGCGACCCATCTCTTAGGAGACGGCTACGACATCAGGACCGTCCAAGAGCTGCTTGGCCACAAGGACGTGAGCACCACAATGATCTACACCCGTGTCTTAAACCGGGGTGGCAAGGGCGTCCGCAGCCCGGTGGACAGCCTGGGCGGCCTCTCCCAAATCGGCAGGTATAACGGCAATACACGGACCAGTGTATGA
- a CDS encoding amidohydrolase family protein: MELRYGLISADSHAAFDRDTYTSRMSARKWGDRIPRVVEVRENGAVADRWSVYGKVSDGDVCNCPALMGEPFPTFPKRWEEVPRTAFDPRERLKALDRDGVDAEVLFPNPPGGTFFEFGDRDFELDVVRAYNDALGDWAQASDRYLPLAIIPYLSEPGTIAREVERAAALGHRGINCLGEMPRPLPHLTDRHWDPVWDVCEQLGLPVHVHGSAGLRAGASVRKWSGYTPRQAHSAMTATSAVTPAQVIPHLIFSGLTERFPRLKFVFAEAGIGGLNYVIAACDHEWETRRLWTEGLRARPSETVRRQMYVNFWFEAEGIKLRHDIGIDNIMWESDFPHVASYYPRSWDEIERVLGNVPPEDRRKLLYENALRLYRVRAEIREGSARSEAP; this comes from the coding sequence ATGGAGCTCAGATACGGGCTGATCAGCGCGGACTCTCACGCGGCGTTCGACCGGGACACCTACACGAGCCGGATGTCGGCGCGCAAATGGGGCGACCGCATCCCGCGGGTCGTCGAGGTCCGGGAGAATGGCGCCGTCGCCGACCGATGGTCGGTTTACGGCAAGGTCTCCGACGGAGACGTGTGCAACTGTCCCGCGCTCATGGGCGAGCCGTTCCCGACCTTTCCGAAGCGGTGGGAGGAAGTGCCGCGGACGGCTTTCGACCCGCGCGAACGGCTGAAGGCGCTGGATCGGGACGGGGTCGACGCGGAGGTGCTTTTTCCCAATCCTCCCGGCGGCACGTTCTTCGAGTTCGGCGACCGCGACTTCGAGCTCGACGTCGTGCGAGCGTACAACGACGCGCTCGGGGACTGGGCGCAGGCGAGCGACCGCTATCTGCCGCTCGCCATCATTCCTTATCTGAGCGAGCCCGGCACGATCGCGCGCGAGGTCGAGCGGGCCGCCGCGCTGGGTCATCGCGGCATCAACTGCCTCGGGGAAATGCCGAGGCCCCTGCCTCACCTCACGGATCGTCACTGGGATCCGGTCTGGGACGTGTGCGAGCAGCTCGGTCTGCCGGTGCACGTCCACGGCTCGGCGGGTCTCCGCGCGGGTGCGTCGGTGCGCAAATGGAGCGGATACACGCCGCGGCAGGCCCACTCGGCGATGACCGCCACCTCGGCGGTCACTCCGGCGCAGGTCATCCCGCATCTCATCTTCTCCGGCCTCACGGAGCGTTTTCCGCGCCTGAAGTTCGTGTTCGCGGAGGCGGGCATCGGCGGCCTCAACTACGTGATCGCGGCTTGCGATCACGAATGGGAGACGCGCCGGCTGTGGACCGAAGGGCTGCGCGCTCGACCGAGCGAGACCGTGCGCCGGCAGATGTACGTGAACTTCTGGTTCGAGGCGGAAGGCATCAAGCTGCGCCACGACATCGGCATCGATAACATCATGTGGGAGTCGGATTTTCCGCACGTGGCTTCTTATTATCCGCGCTCGTGGGACGAGATCGAACGAGTGCTCGGGAACGTTCCCCCGGAGGACCGAAGAAAGCTGCTCTACGAGAACGCGCTGCGCCTTTACCGGGTCCGGGCGGAGATCCGGGAAGGGAGCGCTCGGAGCGAGGCGCCATGA
- a CDS encoding amidohydrolase family protein, with the protein MNLRYGCISADDHVQEPPDLWTRRLPKSRWGERIPRLERTSDGAERWVLDGKVLLGGAAARAGAFTPDRRDPRRWEEVPPEAYDPAARLRAMDEAGVDCSVLYPSVAGLAGEAFGRLEDPELEIACVRAYNDWLIESWGAASERFVPQCIVPIWPVEETVQEIRRAVAMGHRGVVFPSLPMHLRRVPHVSGPEYDPLWSACEELDVPVCLHAGASAELQYGPAPGLRPVLAEALDAVTRPVSSVFVLSLYSFSRILLRHPQLRLVFAESALSWAMLYMEWADHQFEHDGLAREGYDLKPSEMFHRQCFLTSWFDPIAPFVSYVGADHILWCGNLPSATSTWPRTRETRERCLREVSADDREKISWRNAARLYRL; encoded by the coding sequence ATGAACCTGCGGTACGGATGCATCAGCGCCGACGATCACGTGCAGGAGCCGCCCGATCTGTGGACACGGCGCCTGCCGAAGAGCCGCTGGGGAGAGAGGATTCCCCGACTCGAGCGCACCTCCGACGGCGCGGAGCGCTGGGTTCTCGACGGAAAGGTGCTGCTCGGCGGGGCGGCCGCCAGGGCGGGGGCGTTCACGCCGGACCGGCGCGACCCGCGCCGCTGGGAGGAAGTGCCCCCTGAGGCTTACGACCCGGCGGCGCGGCTGAGAGCCATGGACGAGGCGGGCGTGGATTGCTCGGTCCTCTATCCCTCGGTCGCGGGTCTGGCGGGCGAGGCATTCGGCCGGCTCGAGGATCCGGAGCTGGAGATCGCCTGCGTCCGGGCCTACAACGACTGGCTGATCGAGAGCTGGGGCGCGGCGAGCGAACGCTTCGTCCCGCAGTGCATCGTCCCCATCTGGCCGGTCGAGGAGACCGTCCAGGAGATTCGGCGCGCGGTCGCCATGGGCCATCGGGGCGTGGTTTTTCCCTCGCTGCCGATGCACCTCCGCAGGGTGCCGCACGTGAGCGGTCCGGAGTACGACCCGCTGTGGTCGGCGTGCGAAGAGCTCGACGTTCCGGTCTGCCTGCACGCGGGAGCGTCGGCGGAGCTGCAATACGGGCCGGCGCCGGGGCTCCGGCCGGTGCTCGCCGAAGCGCTCGACGCGGTGACGCGACCGGTGTCCAGCGTGTTCGTGCTATCCCTCTACTCGTTCTCGCGCATCCTGCTTCGCCACCCGCAGCTCCGGCTCGTGTTCGCTGAAAGCGCGTTGAGCTGGGCCATGCTCTACATGGAATGGGCGGATCACCAGTTCGAGCACGACGGACTTGCGCGCGAGGGCTACGATCTCAAACCTTCGGAGATGTTTCACCGGCAGTGCTTCCTGACGTCGTGGTTCGACCCGATCGCACCGTTCGTTTCTTACGTGGGAGCCGATCACATTCTGTGGTGCGGCAACCTTCCGTCGGCGACCTCCACCTGGCCGCGGACCCGCGAGACGCGGGAGCGCTGCCTGCGCGAGGTGTCGGCGGACGACCGGGAAAAGATATCGTGGCGAAACGCAGCGCGGCTCTACCGCCTGTGA
- a CDS encoding thiamine pyrophosphate-dependent enzyme — protein MVTRFALLRELASMIADDVIVVASIGNNSGFWGQIAEREANLFHVTMGMCTPAALGLALALPNRKVIALDADGNLTLNLGVLGTIANESPGNLIVIVMNNRNYLGSHKTEPGMPTATAGKMSLAGVARECGIASCWTVDEAPQFREKLQLALFRPGPHFIDARIEPLDTDRPPKTRRIPDPRQNKYQFASYIERTAGVQILGGGLGNFG, from the coding sequence ATGGTAACTCGCTTCGCGCTGCTGCGGGAGCTGGCGTCGATGATCGCCGACGACGTGATCGTCGTCGCGAGCATCGGCAACAACAGCGGTTTCTGGGGACAGATCGCCGAGCGCGAGGCCAACCTGTTCCACGTCACCATGGGGATGTGCACGCCCGCCGCTCTGGGCCTCGCTCTGGCGTTGCCGAACCGCAAAGTGATCGCCCTCGACGCCGACGGCAATCTCACGCTGAACCTCGGCGTTCTGGGGACGATCGCCAACGAGAGCCCCGGGAACCTGATCGTGATCGTCATGAACAACCGCAACTACCTCGGAAGCCACAAGACCGAGCCCGGCATGCCCACTGCAACCGCGGGCAAGATGAGCCTTGCGGGGGTCGCCCGCGAATGCGGCATCGCCAGCTGCTGGACCGTCGACGAGGCACCGCAGTTCCGGGAAAAACTGCAGCTCGCGCTGTTTCGCCCCGGCCCGCACTTCATCGACGCCCGCATCGAGCCGCTCGACACCGACCGGCCGCCGAAGACCCGGCGGATTCCCGATCCGCGCCAGAACAAATATCAGTTCGCCAGCTATATTGAGAGGACCGCGGGAGTGCAGATCCTCGGGGGAGGTCTGGGAAACTTCGGCTGA